The genomic segment GACAGCCTGGAAAAGCTGGCACGACACCCGCTGGAGGGGACCGAACTTCAAGAAATCTCCCTCGACCTGCGGCCCCCCCACTCGGAGTCCTTCCTAACCGGTGTGCCGCTGATCGCTCCTGAAGCACCCGCAGCCACAGATGGGATAGCTCTCCCCTCCCTGCCTCGGCAGGCGCGTTGGGAAAGACTGCAGCGCGACCGGGCTTACCGGGGTTCATTCCTGGAAGAGGCGCGTCGCCGGGTGAACGAGACGCGCAAGCGGGCGCAGCCTGTGCCGCTTCAAGCGTACTGGACGAACTACCACGTTCTGGATCACGCTCAGGAGAACTGGTATTTCTTCTGGCGTGCGCGCTTTCGCGCGGGGGAAGCCCTCCCCACCGACCTGAGCTACCTCTTCCTCCACGCCTACGAAGTCCTGCATGGTGTGGGCTTTCACTCACCAGACGCGGCCTTCGGGCACCTGCGCCGGCTGTGGCACAGCTACCGCGGGGCCCATCCCAGGCTGGACGACTACCTGCGGGCCTGGCTGACCGACTTCGTCCATTATTACGAACTCGACGACCAGACGGCTCAGGCCTGGTTGGAAGAGGCCCGGGCGCACGGCCGGGCCGATCTGACGGCCACCACCTGGGAAGACCGGGCGAACCTGATCATCCAGAGCTGGCTGGAAGGCGACGACCGCGACCATGTTCCCGAGGAGATGTTCCGCCAGCTCATCACCTACATACCGGGCAGCAACAAGTTCTACCGAGAGGCCCAGGACAAGGCGGTGCTCGACGCCCTGTTCGGCCGTGCGATCGCCCTCACCGACGACTTCTACTGCCAGACAACTGGCAAGTCGGTGTTCGAGCGGCTGGGTCCCAAAAAGGCGGCCCAGATCAAGAGGCAGGCCTTCGTGGGAGCCGTGTTCGAGGGCCCTGCTTTGTCCTACACGGTTGGCACGGTGCGGCGCTACCGCCGGGATGGGAAGCTCTCCAAGCTGCTCACCCAGGCAGTCCGGTACGCCGAGAACCTTGCCCGCAAGGAGGCCGGCTTCAAGGCTTTGCTGCGCGACATCGATCTGCCGGCGGAGTTGAAGGCCCACCTCGATGCCCACCTGATCCCCGAACTGGGCACCCTCCGCACGTCGAAGGCCCAGCCGCCTCCTGCCCCGGAGCGCCCCAGGGTGCAGCTGGACCCCAGCCGCCTGGCAGCCTTGCAGCAGGAATCCGAGGAGATTCGGGAGCGCCTGCTGGAAGGAAGCGCCACCGAGGAGACCCCGGAGGGGGCCGCAGTGCCTGCGCCGCCCCTTCCCGAAGTCCAGACAGTGGTTCCCGCTGGGCCACCGTCTGTCATGCCGGCCCCATCCCACCACCCGCCGCTCCCCGCCGACTTGCCGGAGGGGCACCTCACCGAGGTGGCCGGGGTCGCCGAGGTGCTAAGCGCCGCCTCGGAGGCTGGGCGCGATCTGCTGCGGCAACTGCGGAGCCACGGCTGGGAACTCGCCGAGCACGACCTGCGCCTGCCGCCGGGGACCTTCGCCAGCACCCTGGTCGACGAGGTGAATGAGGCGGCGCAACAGAGGCTGGGCGATGTGCTGCTGGTGCAGGAGGATGGTCTTCTGATCGCCGTGGAAGACTACCGGGACGAGCTGGAGTTCTTGCTGTCCTCACCTGAGCAGACGGCGGCCGCGTCCGCTCCGGCACCTCTCCCCGAGGGGCCCTGGCAGGCGCTCGCCGAGGTGCTCCCGCCCCTGCACTTGGAGCTCCTGGGTCACCTGCTGCAGGCCGACCTGACGGTTCCGGAGTTGGAAGCCTTCACTGCCACCCGTCATGCCCTCGCCTCAGCTGTCCTGGAAGACCTCAACGCGCACGCCCTCGACACCGTCGGCGACATCCTCATCGACCCCTATGGCGATCCCCTGGCCTTAGAAGACGCTTACCGCGAAGACGTGCGGCGGGTGCTGCAGGCGCAGGGCCTCATCCGCCCGGAGTAACCCACCCCCATGACCAACCCACCTGCTGTTCCCAAGCGCATCACCACCGCCCTCTTCAGCTCCCTCGGCGCAGGCGTCGTGCCCCGCACCGGCATCGAGCACATCGTTGTGGGCCGCAAGCCCGAGATTGAGGCCCTGCTGGGCGACCTAGCGAACGTCGCCGAAGGCGGCACCGGGTTCCGGGTCATCTCCGGGCGCTACGGCGCTGGCAAGAGCTTCTTGCTGCAATTGCTGCGCAACTACGCGATGAACCGCAACTTCGTGGTCGCCGACGCGGACCTCAGCCCGGAGCGCCGCCTCACGGGCGGGCGTGGGCAGGGCCTGGCCACCTACCGGGAACTGGCGCGTAACCTCTCTACCCGCGTTCGGCCGGACGGGGGCGCGCTGCCCGCCATGCTGGAAAAGTGGATCAGCGGCGTGCAGGGGCAAGTGGTCGCGGGCGGGACTGCCCCAAGTGATCCAGCATTCGGAAGTGCCGTCGAGGCGCGCATCCACGAGGCGGTGAACGAGCTCGAAGGGCTGGTGCATGGCTTCGATTTCGCAAGCGTGATCAGCGCCTACTGGCGTGGGCATCAGCTTGGGAACGACGAGCTCAAGAACGCGGCGCTGAAGTGGCTGCGCGGCGAGTACTCCACCAAGACCGAGGCGCGCGAGGCACTGGGGGTGCGCGTCATCATCGACGACGATACCTGGTACGACTACGTCAAGCTGCTCGCGCAGTTCGTCAAGACCATCGGCTACGCGGGATTGGTTGTCGTGATTGACGAGGCGGTCAACCTCTACAAGATCACCCAGAGTGTCTCGCGGAACGCGAATTACGAAAAGCTCCTGACCATGCTCAATGACACGCTGCAGGGACGCGCGCAGCATCTGCAGCTCCTGGTAGGCGCGACGCCGCAGCTGGTCGAGGACACCCGCCGGGGCCTGTTCTCCTATGACGCCCTGCGCACCCGGCTTGAGCAGAGCCGCTTTGCCCGGAGCGGCCTGCAGGATTACGCCGGCCCGGTGCTGCGGTTGGAGACGCTGACGGGGGAGGAGGTGTTCACGCTGCTGACCACCCTGCGGCGTCTGCACGCCCTACACCACGGGTACACCCCGACCATCAGCGACGACGAGCTGGTGGAGTTCATGAACGAGGTGCTGGGCCGTCTGGGGGCCGAGGGCTTCCTGACCCCCCGGGACGTCACCCGCGATTTCGTCAGCGTCCTCAACCTGCTGCGACAGAACCCTGATCAGACCTTCCTGGGGCTCGTGAAAGGTCCGGACTTCGTCCCGTCAAAGACGGACGTGCTCGCCGAAGTGCAGCGTGAGGATCAGGTGCCGGTGCCCGAGAGCGCTGAGTTCGCTGCCTTCGACCTGTGACCCCGGCGGACCCCTTCACGCGCTTGGCGCCGTTCATCCAGGAGTACATCTGGCGGCAGGGCTGGACCGAGATCCGGGCGGTGCAGGCGGCGGCCTGCGTTGCGCTGCTGGACAGCAACGACCACGTGCTGATTGCCAGCGGCACCGCGAGCGGCAAGACGGAGGCCGCCTTTCTTCCGATCCTCACCTCGTTGCATGAGGACCCGCCGCAAAGTATCGGGGCGCTGTACATCGGGCCGCTGAAGGCGCTGATCAACGATCAGTTCTATCGCCTGGGCGGCCTGCTCGAAGAGTCGGGCATTCCTGTGGGCGCCTGGCACGGCGATATCAGCGCCAACGAGAAGAAGAAGACAGTCGCCCGAGCGCGCGGCATCCTCCAGATCACGCCCGAGTCCTTGGAAGGGCTGTTCCTTCGGCGCGGCACGATTCTGGGGCAGCTCTTCCGCGACCTGCGCTTTGTGGTGATCGACGAAGTGCACGCCTTTATGGCTGACGAGCGCGGTCGCCAGGTGCTGTGCTTGCTGGAACGGCTGGAGCGCGTCACCCGCGTCACCCCGCGTCGGGTCGGGCTCTCGGCCACCCTGGGGGACTTCTCGCTGGCGCAGGCGTGGCTGGCTGGAAAGACGGGGCAGCCGGTGCGGGTGGTGAACGACGCCGGGGCGAAAAGACGTCTGCACCTCGCGTTGGAACACTTCCCGGTGCATGAGGCGCAAGGTAGCGAGGACTTCGGCCCGCTGGATGAGGCTCCCGGGCTGTACCACCACCTCTACGAGCGCACGCTGGGGCGCAAGAGTCTGGTGTTCCGCAACAGCCGTCAGGCGGTTGAGGAGACCGCAGTGGCCCTGCGCTCGCTCGCCGAGGCTCAGGGCTCGACCGACATCTACCACGTGCACCACGGCAGCGTCGCTGCCGCTTACCGCGAGGATGCCGAGCGGGCGATGCGTGAGGAGGGCCGAGCGGCCTGCACCGTGGCAACCGTGACCCTGGAACTGGGCATTGACCTGGGGCAACTCGAGCGGGTGCTGCAGGTGGACCCCCCGCCTACGGTGTCGAGCTTCGTGCAGCGTCTGGGGCGGACTGGGCGACGGGGTGGCGCCGGCGAGATGATCTTCTACACGCTGGAGCGCGGGCACACCGATCAGGACCCACCCCACCGGCGCCTGCCCTGGACGCTGCTGCAGTCCATTGCCACGGTGCAGCTGTACCTCGAAGAGCGCTGGGTGGAGCCGACCCGCCAGCCCCAGTTGCCCTTCAGCCTACTGGTGCACCAGACGCTCGGCGCGCTGGAGCAGTACGGGGAACTGGCCCCGCGTGATCTTGCGGCCCGGGTCCTCACTCTGAGCCCCTTCCAGCACGTCACCCAGGAGCAGTACCGCACCCTCTTGCAGGGGCTGCTGGCCTCCGACCACCTGCAGCGCACCGACGAGGGGGGGCTGCTCATTGGCCTTGCGGGCGAGAAGCTGGTCCAAGACTGGCACTTCTTCGCGGTCTTCCCGGATGTGCCAGAGTACGCCGTCTTCAATGGGGCCAGTGAGATCGGGACGCTGAGCAGCGCTCCTGAAGTGGGAACGGTGATTTCCCTGGTCGGGCGGGCCTGGCGGGTGACTGACGTGGACGAGAAGCGCCGGCAGGTGTTCGTGCGGAAGGAACGCGGAAGGAATACCAGCGCTTGGGCCGGCGGTGGCGGGGAAATTCACGACCGTGTCGTCCAGAAGATGCGCGAGGTCCTGGTCGCGGATACGGATTACTCCTACCTGCAGCCGGCGGCGCGCGTCAGGCTGGGGGAGGCCCGCGCCCTGGCGCGCACCTCAGGGCTCCTAGAAGGGCCGGTGCATGCCCTGAGCGAGCGCAGCCTGCTGCTGCTCCCCTGGCGCGGCACCCGGGTGCACGACACGATCCTGGCGGTGCTGTCCCGGCTGACCCCTGGAGGCGCCCAGAGCGATACACCATACTCGCTGATCGTGGCGGGGAGTCCAGAGGACCTGGCCCGGCAGGTGGCGGCCCTGCCTGCGGAAGATGAGGTGAGGGCGCATCTGCGCGAAGCGTTCCTCGCAGGTCCCCACCCGCAAGGGCCAGGGAAATTCGACGCCCTGGTGCCTCAGGAGCTGCTCGCGGATGCCCACGTCACCGATCGCTTGAACTTAGCCACGGCGCTGGGGGACCTGCGTGAGCTGGCTGGGGCCGCACCCCAGAACGCCTGAACTCAGCACCAGGAGTATGGCGACACGGCGAGCACCAGTTCAAGCCTGCCGCGTCGCCGCTGTTTGTGGGCCCGGGAAGCTTTCGGAGCTCGCCCCTGGGACAAAGCACTTTGGCTCCAATCCATAAATCTGCCAACGGACCGAGGAACCCGCCGATAGACTTTCCTCAAGCCCGGCGCAATCAGCACTCTTGACTTCGTCATCGTCGCGCCTTGAAGGAGCAAGCTCATGAACAGTCCCCTTGCGACCATCCAGGAACACCACCACGAGAAGCAGGCCGAGCAGAAAAGGGCCCTCGCGGCCAAGATGTTCAACGGTCTGATCCAGGCCGACCGCTACGTCGGAGAAGTCTTTTCTGTGGGCTTCAATGAGTTCATCGTGCAGGTACATGACAGCTTTCGGCGTGAAGTGGGTGGGATTCCGCAGGGGGCTTTCCTGATCGCAACCCGCGTCTCGCCGGGCGTCAAGAATCTCTCTATTGATGCCGAAGACAGCGAGATTGTCCTGTTACGTGTGATGGCTCCGACCACTCTGCCGCGCGATGGAGAACGGCAAGATCAGCGGGCAGACGCGGTGGCGCGGGCCATGCAAGGGGACTCCGCCTGGGAGACGGAGGTCGACGAATACACCCACAACAACCTCTCCTTTAGCGGCCTGCGGTGCCGCGTGCTGGGCACCCTCTACATTGAGGAAAATGCTGAGGCGCCAGGCGGGCTCCAGTTGCGCCTGGGCACCGACATCGACAACTTCTACTCGGGCCGGGGAATGAAGATCTACAAGCCCTCAGCAGACGCGCTCAAGCAACTGGTCAACTACCGTGACCCCGAGTTCCGCAGTGACCACCCACTGGGGGACCACACGGTCACGATCGCCAGCCTGCGGTACGGCAGCACGCGGCGCAACCTGAGCAGCGACAGCGTGGACATCAGCATCACCCCTGCGGACCTGATCGGCCAGAAGACGGCGCTCTTTGGCATGACGCGCACCGGCAAGTCGAACACCACCAAGATCATCGCGCAGGCCATTTACGAACTCCGGAGGACTCCGGTGCCTCCTGATCCCGCTGATACGCCGGAGCAGGCGCACGCGCGCGCGAACAGCAACCGCATTGGCCAGTTGATCTTCGATCCGCAGGGTGAGTATGCCAACGAGAACGTCCAAGACGGCGGACGCAACAATCCCAACGCCCTGAAGAACATTTATAGCCACCTGGGACTTCCGCGCGAGACTGAGGTGGCCACCTACGGCTTGCTGCCGCACTCCCGCGACTCCCACCGACAGCTGATGAAGATCAACGTGTACGGTCAGCCGCTTCGCCCCGCCCAGCTGCTCGCGCTTCAGCGCGCGAAAGGCGAAGCGGCTGAGGCTGCTCAACGTGCCGCCAGCGAAGCTTTTGCCGAGGACGTTCACACGCTTTTGCTGGGCAAGCAGCTGTTCAACGAACTCCTGACCGGCATCGACTCCATCTACATCCGCAACTTCGTGGCCACGGACCTGACCCCGCCTGATCTGAGCGCTTTGCCCGAGAAGGATGCGTACGGCCAGGCAGTGCGATACAACCGCCACTTGCTGGTATACCGCGCGCTGCTTGCCGGCGGTGGCCTCGAGGCACCGTTCCTGCCAGACGTTGCCGGCCTGTTTTCCAAGGACCTACGCGAAGTGCTGAGCACCCCCTATGAGCCCGAGGAGGCTGCCTCGGGGGGGCGTGGACGCGCACGGCGCAACCCGGAGATGCGCGACGCGGCCACTCAGACGGAGTTCGAGCAAGCCGCCGAACTGCTCGGGAAAGCGCAGCCGAGCTGGGATGACGTCATTACAGTCTGCAAGGCGCTCGCCAAGCTGATCGGCCGGCCCGAGTTCGCCGAATTTGACCGGAATTACCGGGCGACGCACGATGGTCGCTCGTGGTCGGATGCCACCCTGGCGAACTTGCTGGGCATGTTCTCCTACGCCAACGGCCCCAAGCTCTCCTCGCGCCTGAAGCCCAACCACGAGGCCAAGCTCACCACCGACTACGCCCAGAGCATCTACGCCGACCTGTTGGCCGGCAAGCTGGTCATCATCGACCAATCGCTCGGCGGTGCGACAAGCAATCAGGTCGTGGCCAACAAGGTGATCGAGAAAATCCTGCAAAGTCACGTCGAGGTCTTTGGTCAGGGGGAGACCCCGCACCCGATCATGATCTTCGTTGAGGAGGCCCACAACCTGCTGCCCAAAAAGACCGCGGACGGGGAGGTCAACATCTGGGCCAGACTGGCCAAAGAGGGGGCGAAGCTGAACCTCGCTCTGGTCTACGCCACGCAGGAAGTCAGCGCGCTGCAGAGCAACATCCTCAAGAACACCTCGAACTGGTTCATCGCGCACCTGAACAACAGCGAGGAGATTCGGGAAATCAGCAAATATTACGATTTTGAGGACTTCGCCGACTCCATCCAGCGCGCACCCAACAAGGGCTTCATCCGGATGCGGACGCGAACCAACGTCTTCACGATCCCAGTGCAGTTGCGCAAGTTCGACCTGGCCACCAGCAGTGCGCCCAGCGCCACTGTTGCACCCGCGCCCGGAGGGAACTGATGCCCCACGAAGGCGAACGGGCGGGGGTCACCACCAGCCTCAAGCGCCTGCTCAGCAGCGATGAGGCCCAGAAGCTCAAGGCCCGGCTGCAGAACCGGGCTCCAAGCGAGCCACCTGCAGAGGCCAGCGGCATCATTGTGGAGCGGCCCGACCCCTCCAAGTTGCCGCGCTTCGTCATCGCCATTGACGGCTCCCAGGGGGCAGTTCAAATCGAGGAGGGATTTCCTGGGGCTGAAGTGGGGGTCGTGACGGTCGCCAGCGTCATGATCGACCTTCACAAGTTGCGCGAAGCCCGGGTAGGCGGGATTCCCGATCCCCGAAAGTTCCGCAACCTGCACGAGCCGCATGGCATCGAGGTGTTCCTGCCCTCCACCAACATGGTTCTGGATGCTTGCGGTGACGCCCGCGAAAGCTACCGCAACGAATTCTTCCGCGTCCTTGGCGAAAAGCGCCTCGCTGAAGACGGCGAGAGCCTGCTCGAGACGTACGAGGCCCTACTGGTGGCCCGCGCCGACACGGGGGCAGACAAGCTCGCCTGCCCTCTGCTGGAGAGTTGCACCGAGCCTAAGGCGGGGCACAAGTACCACCAGGCCCTGGGCACCTACACCTGCGCCTGCGGCAAGAAAGTACTGTTTTCCACTGACGCCCTGCGTATCCACGAGAGCTTCATGGACGCGGGCAGCAACCAGACGGTCATCACGGAAAGTCGCAGTGTCGTCGAGCACCTCGTCCTGGTCAATTACCTGCGCTACTTCGAGAAAAAGAAGATGTGGGGTAGCATTGAGGACGTGGCCTTTGTGATGGACGGGCCTCTGGCGGTCAGCGGCCACCCCGCCTGGCTGGCCATGAGCATCAAAAAGGAGCTTCAGCGACTCGCAGAAGCCAGCCGGAAGGCGGCGGGCGTGACGCCCATCATCTTCGGCATTGAGAAGACCGGCATGTTCCAGGAACATCTCAAGCTGCTGGATCAGCGGGTTCAGAAGAAGACGCGCAGCCCAGACCAGCGGCCCGATCCACGTAAGCTGGCTCAGAAGGGCTTTCTGGAGCCAGGACGGGTCATCTTGGTCAACGACGGCTATACCAAGAAGCACATCATCTTCAAGTACGAGCCTCCAGATGTTGATCCGGATCTCTATAAAGCCTACGGCGCCACCAGTCATTATGGACGAAAGGTTCTTTACAAAACGGCGTCAGGCGCCCTCATCACTGCGATGCCAGCCTTTTTGAAGGCTGGCGACGACGATATGAAAGCCGAGGCGTGTCTGGATCAGTTCAACAGCCTGGGAGCCATCCTTTCGCTGCTGGATGCGCTGGTTTCGAATGCATTCCGGGATGCTACGATTCCCCTCGTGGTTGCACACGCTGAGGCCTCGCTCCCCGCACGCGCCAATGAGAGCGTCCTCAAGCGCTTTTTCCTCGAACATCAGAAAGCGGCGGACCCATCGTGACCCCGACGCTTTCTGCTGAACCTGACCCAGCCGCCGCGCCCTCGTCAGCGGCTGCCTATCCACTGTTGCCGGCGCCCAAAGCCAACTCAGCCACGGTGGAATCGCGCTGGATTCGCCTAGGGCCCTGGTATGCCATGTTCCCGCTGGACTTTGCCTATGAGATGATTCAGCGCTACACCGGTCCAGGCGACCGGGTCCTGGATCCCTTTATGGGGCGGGGCACCACCCTCGCCGCAGCCAGCGCTTTGGGGCGTATCGGCTTAGGCAGTGAGATCAACCCCGTCGCGTGGGTATACGCGTCCACCAAGCTCCATCCTGCGCCGAGGGAAGCAGTGCTGGCCCGTCTCCAACAGCTCCTCGAGTTCACCCCGACCTTCCAGTTGGAGCACGTGACCGACCTCCCAGATGTGGTTCCTGAGTTCTTTGACTGGGCCTTCCATCCCGAAGTCCTGAAGTTCCTACTTGTGGCTCGGGAACATTTGGACTGGCAAGAAGACGTGGTAGACCGCACCTTAATGGCCTTGATGTTGCTCGATCTTCACGGCAACGACGAGAAGTCCTTTTCGAACCAGATGCGGCAGACCAAGAGCATGAGCCCGGAGTACTCGGTCGCCTGGTGGCGCAAGAAAGCTCTCCGGCCTCGCAACAAGGACGTCGGTGAAATGATGCGCCGCAAGATCGAGTGGCGGTACAAGTTCGGCGTCATTGAAGGCGACCGCAAGACCCGCGCACTCCTGGGAGACTCGACCCAGACGCTCAAAAGGCTACGGCCCCGGGAGCATCAAAAGCATCAGTTGCTGCTGACCTCCCCGCCCTACTACGGTCTGGTCAACTACAACCGGGATCAGTGGATCCGACGCTGGTTGCTTGGCGGGCCATGGTCCAATACCACTCGGGGCTCCCACAAGCACGAGCGTGCTTTCGCCCATCAGGAGGACTACCGGCAGTTATTGCTTGACGTCTTCGCGATCTCAAGGCGGCTGCTAAATCCGAACGCGACGGTCGTCGTGCGGACCGATGCACGGAAGTTCACGTTGGAGACCACCAAAAGCGTGTTGCTCGAAGTCTTTCCCGAATGGACCATGCGGGAGAATGCCAGCCCATTCAAAGACCCAACGCAGACTCGGCTGTTCGGCGACACGCAGTCCAAGCCTGGCGAGGTGGATTTGATTCTCACCCGTGCGGCCGCGCCGCGTCTGTAGAAATCAATAGTGCCAGCGCTTTGTGCTGGTCCAACCTCCTCTGCTGCGGTGTTGAAAAATCGGCGGCTCTCGAAGCTAGTCATGGATCCCGTCATATTTGAAGCGCTGGCAGACCCGGCGGATCAGAAAGGGGCGCTCGCGCTGGGTGAGGGTCTCGGCGAGCCGCATCTTGGCGGCCAGGTGTATGACACTCTCGCCCGCGCAGGTGCTCTCGGGTTGATGGGAGAAGTGCGCCGCAACTGGCCGGCCACGGCGTAGGTGCGCGCCGCGCAGCGAGACCGGTTCCTGGTACTACAAGCAGGAGAAGGGCCCCATGCCCGCGCACGTCTCCGGATCCGCCAGCATCCCAGCGGCGTCAATGGCGTAAGGGACGGCGCGGGGCATGGCTGAAGCGTATGTGGGAGGGAGGAGGATCCAGTCTTCCTGACAGCGTTGGGGGGTGTTCCTTTCTCCCGCCGGCGCGCCAGGCGCCGCTGAGTGGGCTGCTGGCGACTGGATCAAGGTCTGCTTTCAGCTGCGCCCTGGCTGTTCACGCCAGCAGTTCGTCTTCCAGCATGACGGCTTCCGGGACATTCTCTAGGTCAGCGGTCTCCGCGGTGTACAGGTACTGCACGTTGAGCGTGATCATCTCGCTGCGCCGCAACAGGAACACGTCGCCTTCGATGGAGTAATACCGCGAGTCGAGCGATGCGTCGGAGTGGTACTCGGTGCCGGCTGGCCGGTCCGCAGCCAGGGGGCGCCGCACCGTCTCTTCCAGCATGACCGTATCGAGCTCACCCGCTGCGGTCAGGAGCCAGTCAATCACCAGGCCACGTACCAGGACCGGGCCATCTTTGTGCTTCATGTCCACCACCGCCGTGAGGTAGATGCTGGGCTCGATTACCACGCCATCGAACTCTGCGGCGTTGGTCTCTCGGTCAAGCAGATCGTGCCAGTCGTTGTTCAGACTGATCCAGCGTGCCAGGAAGCCGGACCGGGCGCTGCGGTGTGCCCAGGTGCCCAGGATGGCCCCCAAGGCGCACACCACACCGAAGTAGCCCAGATAGACAAAGGGGCGACTGCTCAGGTCTTGAATGACTGTGGTCAGCAGGACCGAGTCTTTCCCGAAATTGCCCAGCAGGAGCGAGAGCACCACATCGAACCGTGGCGCGAGGCCCACCTGTGAGGCGAGCATGCGTATGCTGGCCAATCCGGCACCCGCTGCTGGAGTTATCCGGCCTCCAGGAATGGAGTTATCCGGCACCCTCCCAGCCAACGGACGAGCTGTCCCCATTATGAAAGGCTGACCGTCTCCGGGGTCAACTTCCTGCTCTTCTTTCTGAGGCTTTCTCCCCGAAGTTCGATCCGGTAGGCGTGATGCAGGACGCGATCCAAGATCGCGTCCGCCAGCGTGGGATCTCCCAGATTCGCGTGCCAGGCCGGGGTCGGGAACTGACTGGTAATGATCGTCGAAGCCCGTTCATAGCGGTCATCCAGAATCTCCAGCAAAATCCTTCGACCTTCCGCTGTGGGCACATCCAGCCCCCAGTCATCCAGAATCAGGACGTTCACCCTGGCGATGCTCGCCAGGAGCTTCAGATACCGTCCATCCCCTTTCGCCAGGGTCAGTTCCTGCAACAGTCGCCCGGTTTGCGCATACAACGCCGTGAAGCCCTGACGGCAAGCCTGGTGCGCCAGGGCACACCCGATGAACGTCTTCCCGACGCCCGTGGGGCCGGTGATGATGACCCCCCTTTTTTCGGCGAGCCACTGACCCTGGGCCAGTGAACGCAGCAACCGGGCATCCAGCCCCCTCGGGTGTTTCACATCCACCTCTTCCAGGCTCGCATTGACCTTCAAACGCGCCGCCGTCAGGCGGCGCTGCAAGCCCCGGGTATCCCGGCAGGCCCGCTCACGGTCGACCAGCAAGGTGAGTCGTTCCTCGAAGCTCAGCTCGCGGAGACCAGGTTGTTCCTGTTGTTCTTGCAAAGCGAGCGCCATGCCATCGAGCTTCAGGGCGCGCAACTGTTGAATCACCGGATGGGGCAACATGTCAACCTCAATTCAGGGTGCGCTCGGCACCCGGTTCGTCGATCTCTGCGAAGTACCCAGGACCACGCAGATTGCTGTGGTCGGCTACAGGGAGTGCGGTGGGGGCATCGGGGAGTGGCGCTTCGTCCAGACGGTGCTTCAGGATGGATTTCACGCTCTGCAAGCTG from the Deinococcus sp. NW-56 genome contains:
- a CDS encoding DNA double-strand break repair nuclease NurA, with the protein product MPHEGERAGVTTSLKRLLSSDEAQKLKARLQNRAPSEPPAEASGIIVERPDPSKLPRFVIAIDGSQGAVQIEEGFPGAEVGVVTVASVMIDLHKLREARVGGIPDPRKFRNLHEPHGIEVFLPSTNMVLDACGDARESYRNEFFRVLGEKRLAEDGESLLETYEALLVARADTGADKLACPLLESCTEPKAGHKYHQALGTYTCACGKKVLFSTDALRIHESFMDAGSNQTVITESRSVVEHLVLVNYLRYFEKKKMWGSIEDVAFVMDGPLAVSGHPAWLAMSIKKELQRLAEASRKAAGVTPIIFGIEKTGMFQEHLKLLDQRVQKKTRSPDQRPDPRKLAQKGFLEPGRVILVNDGYTKKHIIFKYEPPDVDPDLYKAYGATSHYGRKVLYKTASGALITAMPAFLKAGDDDMKAEACLDQFNSLGAILSLLDALVSNAFRDATIPLVVAHAEASLPARANESVLKRFFLEHQKAADPS
- a CDS encoding DNA methyltransferase, translated to MTPTLSAEPDPAAAPSSAAAYPLLPAPKANSATVESRWIRLGPWYAMFPLDFAYEMIQRYTGPGDRVLDPFMGRGTTLAAASALGRIGLGSEINPVAWVYASTKLHPAPREAVLARLQQLLEFTPTFQLEHVTDLPDVVPEFFDWAFHPEVLKFLLVAREHLDWQEDVVDRTLMALMLLDLHGNDEKSFSNQMRQTKSMSPEYSVAWWRKKALRPRNKDVGEMMRRKIEWRYKFGVIEGDRKTRALLGDSTQTLKRLRPREHQKHQLLLTSPPYYGLVNYNRDQWIRRWLLGGPWSNTTRGSHKHERAFAHQEDYRQLLLDVFAISRRLLNPNATVVVRTDARKFTLETTKSVLLEVFPEWTMRENASPFKDPTQTRLFGDTQSKPGEVDLILTRAAAPRL
- a CDS encoding competence protein CoiA family protein: MRGAHLRRGRPVAAHFSHQPESTCAGESVIHLAAKMRLAETLTQRERPFLIRRVCQRFKYDGIHD
- the istB gene encoding IS21-like element helper ATPase IstB, whose product is MLPHPVIQQLRALKLDGMALALQEQQEQPGLRELSFEERLTLLVDRERACRDTRGLQRRLTAARLKVNASLEEVDVKHPRGLDARLLRSLAQGQWLAEKRGVIITGPTGVGKTFIGCALAHQACRQGFTALYAQTGRLLQELTLAKGDGRYLKLLASIARVNVLILDDWGLDVPTAEGRRILLEILDDRYERASTIITSQFPTPAWHANLGDPTLADAILDRVLHHAYRIELRGESLRKKSRKLTPETVSLS